The genomic region TGGCCTTCCCTGACGAGTACCCCTAAAGTGCAGCATTATACACTTTTTCCGCCACAGATAAAAACTAACATAAAGGGCATGAAGGTGATCACTCACAAACAGAGTGCATTTATGGATGCAATCCTTTGACCCTAAGAAAATTCTAGAAGGGTTTTTAACAGAGAAGAAGATGTGTATCTGAATATTTCTTCACTGGATCAGCATGTCATGGCTCTTTCACCTGCTGTACTATGATGCCAGTAGCTGATAAACAGTCTGATGACCGGTGTGTCTTCAGTGAAGAATATCTACCTCAGTTTCCTCCCTTTGGTTTGCGTCATGTCCAAAGCATATCTTAATACGTGTGTTCTATGTATAGTTCTTTTAAGAATAGAAATCATCGTGATGTTTTGGTGAGTTTTGTAATTCTACCTTGTAGCCGAACACAAAAGCCCATGCCTGTGAAGACCAACAAAGCTTCTGAAACGTGACTCCAGAGTTTTGGTACAATTAGGAGAAGAATGCCATCTGCTCTCTGAATTGAGACCTTGATTGAAGGATACAAGTTCAAACTCAATGACTATTACATAATGGAGGATTATTTGACAATATTCTGAGAATTAtatttgacatttaaaaacaaattataGGCCTCATATGTACACAATGGCAGCCAGGAAATCATGACTCCTCCTTTTAAGTGTCATGGGGGTGCAGACAAGGTAggtaaaaaaatggcatttggtatggccacacacacacacacctatcaccTGAGCTCTCATGACTTGCAACAAAATAGCCCATGTGCTTTTTAATAAGTGCGTGAGAGTGTGCTACCTGTAGCCCAGCGTGGAAGAGGAGTGCCCAGAGGGACATGGAGGCGGGTCAGACGCAGATGTCTGCTCCATCAGTGGGGCTGTGAGACGCTGGGGGAGGAGCTTGTGCATGTTGTTAGCTCTGTGTTACCACCTCAGGCTTAAGGGTAAATGAAGGCAAACagttgaaagagagagtggcgGTTAATGGACAATCAGGCTGTCAGATAGACTGACAGGCGCAGAGAGGAAGTCTTATCATTGGCATAAGCACTAACAAACAGCAGGCATGAAGAGACAGGACAGAAGGTTCTCTCTGGACTCTCTGGAATACTCAGTGTAAGTAGAAATGTCTTCTAAATTTCATGCTGTAGACAagagccttgtgtgtgtgtgtgtgtgtttagatattatgattatcatAATAAAGCACTGTACAGACTAGTTTAGATAAATGAGTATTCACATATCtagtctttctctctattttgtCTGGTTAAAGAAATATGAGAGAACTACATGCAAGAACTGAAATAGTTCACAGGCAGAGCATGAAATCCCTTATTCTTATTCCCTTATTGAAATTCTTATAAATCCCTTTCATTCTTAGACAGCAGATATTTTGGCGGTGAATGGTTCTGATCTGTAACCAGAGTTTTAATCTCATAATGTGAGTCTTAATTCACGCTCCCATTTGCAAATTTCTCAGCATATTTGTCAGTAGTTGACTGTGTGAATGCACTCTGAATGCACTTTGCTGATGGTTAGATAGTATCAGACTACTCATGTGCAGGAGAGTTGGGAGAACTGGTTCCTCTGCTTATGCCATGGCTATACAGTACATCATATGCTCTGAGTAAATACATGCTTAATGAACTTCTCACAAAGCTAATAACATTTCTTCATTACATTTCATGTTTTAATTGGGTCCATATGAAGTTGCTGAATTAGTTAACTTCTTGCTTGCTATCAGCATTCATCTGCAGTGGAGTAATTAAGTAGGAGCAATGTAATTGAAATAAACAGAAACTAAGAACGAGAACATGCTGAAAACCCTGGCCTAATAAAGTTTCACTTCAtaaattaaataactttaattaaGCATCATACTGTGTAATCATATGATACCACTTCACTGAAACGAAATGAAAACATCAGATGACATAAACTTTATGTAAGGCAGCTAATACACTATTACTATAGCTGTTATGTTCTGATGATTCTATGATAGGACATGTGCCATAAAATGATTAAGACATGGTATGTCACTCTTATGACAGTGGGTGCAATTGAAGTGTGAGCACATCTGCACTGGTTCAAATTGCGTGATAatcagggttgggtcagattacttgtgtgtaatgtaatccattactgactacagattacatggcaatttttgtagtcagtaacataatcaacccaaaacccaattacccaaaacatgtaacgtaatctgatgACTTTTTACACAATTACACATTCTTATTTTCCACGGTCTTTACTTCAGATGCGTTAGGCCTACTTGCTGATTTTGCGAACACATTTTTCCCAACTGGAAGGGGTCTATCGGTCAACGTCGCCGTTGACGGCTCCTCCATCTTGGGTTTTGATTTGAACCTTTTTCTTGTCAAGAAACTATAGTACACAGGCAATTGGATGATACGGACATCTAGTGGACAATGGAATGGGCTGCTTATCAGATTAAAACATACGTTAGGCATAActgtttgcatgataaaatgtaatcaagtaatccccaacaatgtaactataatctgattatttttttattgtaaactgggctgattatagttacttgatttttgcaatctgattacgtaatccagattacatgtaatccatTACCCAACCCTGGTGATAATGTTGTAGATACTAGTTGCGTGATAATGAAGTAGATACTAGTTGCATGATAATGAAGTAGATACTAGTTGCGTGATAATGAAGTCGATACTAGTTGCGTGATAATGAAGTAGATACTAGTTGCTTCAGGCTGTAGCATGGCTTTGGCAACTACACAGTATTTCACTGCTGTTGTGGTTTAAGACTTATTTATATGGATTAGGTACACTATTGACTTTTCATCTTCAATCCTGAGCCACAGCTCTGTCAGTAGGTTTGCCAGATGTCTAAGTAAACATGACAGTAGCGTAACTGTGGATGCTGAGTAACCCGTGTGTGCTGGTTGTCTGGTTTGTCtcaaaaaacatatttatatttGACCCGATTTGGAGCCTTAAAACAGCTAGGCCTGCATGGGTGTGGCATGTACAATCAGATAAAAGATCCACCACTAATCACAAAGCCTGAGCTGAATGCTGAACAGGAACTGCTGCATGTAAGACATGGTGTTCATACAGACAGTGTTGAGTAGTTGGCAAAGGAATATAGAGAGCAAATACCATGCATACGTATGGCACGCATAAGGTAAAGCCTGGGCGACGTCTCCAGACGCAAAGGAAGAGTCTTGACTGCAGCATGACTGAAGGCTGTGGTGGTGTCTCCAACATGTTGCCTGTGCAGTGGTGGTCTGGAGAATGGAGGACTGTTGGGGAAGGGCCCTAGAGGGAGCCGCTACCGGCGGGCATCTGATACCATGAAGAGTGCCAGTCTAGAGGATGCCCAGCTGCAGTTCCTCGACCTCAACAGGAGCCTCAACCTGAGGTCAGTCTCCACCGGCCACTGACGCATGGCATGTGTTAGATAGAAGATCGATACTCTTGCTCTGGCCAATGTCACGCATTGTGTTACTTTACATCACATAGATGCACACCCaagtataataaaatattattattgttttgttgCGTGTTATTTCATCCTCCATCATTATTGCATTCAACAGGCAACAAACAATAGAAGAGGAGCGTTTGGATCAAGTAGACGGCAGCATCACCCGCCATGTaagtttacatttgcatttctATTTGGTCATTTAGTCAGTTGTATCTAAGGTGtcttacagtacagtgcataATGTACTTGCCTATCAGTCTGTTAGTGCATGCATTCCTCAACCAGTAGTTCAGGCAGGGGGCATCCCTCTGGTTGCATGGTGGTTAAAACAAGACTAAATCGACTAATAGACTAACAGCCTAAGTAGACACAAACTGATGCATGATTGAAAAGACAGTGATCTATATATCTTTTCAATTCACAGACTTTTATGAATCACAACAAAACATTCCACAAAATATTCCCAGATATTCCAGAGGAAGAAGACCTAACTCATGGTGAGTCAGCAGACAAGCCCGTCTAAGTTCTCCTTCAGTTTAATGTGTAGTAGCTGTGACTGACTCATTGACTTGTCTGCTCCAGCGTTCACCTGTTCCCTGCAGAAGGAGGTGCTCTATCATGGCAAGCTCTATGTGTCCCGCCAACACATCTGCTTCTACTCCTCTGTGCTGCTCAAGGTCACCAAGGTAGGATTAGATACCCAATATTCCTCTTCATAACTAGTCTACAAGGTTTCTTGTATTGGGGTTCATATATCCTACAAAGGTTGTTAGGACAGTTTCCTGTatatggattaagcctagtcttAGACTAAAAGCTTTTGAATGAAATCTCCActgaatttatattttaatcCAGGAATAGGCTTAAACCATGCATGAGGAACTGGccccatacagtacatgtagatAGAAATGGTTGCTTCAGGTGAAGAACCTGAGATACAATAATCATTATCTTAcaaactgccatctgctggaAAAAGCTTGAGAAAAGATGGTGAGGTAAATGTTTAGTCATGTTGTTGTCCATTCCAACTGGAGCAAGCAGAGCGTCTGAGGTGACTGCAGTGCTGTTGTTGTCCCCAGGTGATAATTGAGGTGGAGAGCATTCAAACTGTGAGGAAGAAGAACACAGTGAAAGTGCTGCCCAACGCGCTGTCGATAATCACCAACAATGGAGACAAGGTAGACATCAGCTCAGTGGGGAATATTAgtgtggaacacacacagagggctgaCTGAACAAACGTCGCTTTGCATTAAGTGCAGAGTATCAGCCTGGCCAGCTGAGCGAATGGCTATTAAGTCGTTACACAATCACAAGGGTGCAATTAGTTAGCAGTAACCACTGTTTTGTGGGTTTCTCACAGAGCTCTTGGAGATTGTTGTTCTGTCATTGAAACCATCTTGCCTTGCTATGCCACTCACTTCCCTCTGCTTTCATTCGTAGTACCTGTTTGTGTCCCTACGGAATCGCCATTTATGTTACGAGCTTCTTCTTTCAGTGTGTCCTCACCTCCAGGTTTGTGGCcgttttccccttttttttgtTATAATCCTACCTTTGCCAAGAGAatagagtttggttccaaaacactatatccTCAATTTTAATGAATTgtcataaaatatttttttaaatgttgtttttcaagtaattttaGTGGAACTGATATtgggttattgttatttgatttattgttACTcattcaaaacaacacaactgcaattttattgatattacctgaaatacacaattaaataacatgacttattaaaGTTTTCATAAATGgaaatatagcattttggaaccaaacttttCAGATATACTGTAATTGAGTAAGTGAAATTAAACATGTATCACTTCAACTTAGGTTGACAACGGAATGAGTAGTCCCCAAATATCCCAGGACAGCATTGACCGAGAAATTGACATGGTAAGACCACTAATATCAATCTCACTTTCATCTCAGCCTCATTGCTGTGTTAATTTCCCAGTTCATTAGTTCAGGGGCCGTGATGACATCTGTAATTACAATTCTGTCCACAGATGTCCAGCCACTCGAGTCAGGATGGGAGTGTGAGTCGGCGGACCAGTGTGGATGACCCACTTCCTCATGACTCTCCCTATCCAGACCTGGCCAAACGTGAGCACTATAGACATCAGGGCTGCCAGCATCAGGCATATCCTGTTAagcaggaaagtgtgtgtggaggagatcATGGGAATACTCTTGGATAAAGACAGAAAAGGACTTAAAGGTTAAAGACAAGTTGAAAGTGTTCAGAGGgtttttaaaaacacatttcttTCCTCTGTAGAATCTTCGGAGTTAGCCAGGACCAGCTCGAGTCGGACGAGCAGCCTCAGCAAGGATGGCTATTCCACAGAGGATGAGAATGCAGGTACGGATGATGATGCTCTTTAATCACTGATCAATGAAGTTCGTAAACAGGCCCAAAGTGGGAGTTTTTTAACAACTGACTCTTCAACCACAACCATATGTGCATTTTCAGCAGGTAGATCGTGGATGTCTTTTGGATGGGAGAAAGTCAAGCCATTCGTCTTTGTGGGAGAATCAAGAAACGTCAGCTCACTCCTCCTCATTTACGTCCTACTGTGAGAGCCAGCCCTTCATCACTTCCCACCACACCCCACCTAAATCAGCTCTCACTTGTATTGTAAAAATATTCCTCTGCATGAAAATAATCTAAATCATCCAGATCTAGACTAACCATGGTCATGTGTGTTTGCTATATGTTCGACAGCAGTCTGCCCTTGCCCTCATCACAGGCATATAACATTCTTGATAACCAGAAGAGCATAAGACAATCAAGAATTTCATATCATTTAATTATCAGGTTGACCTATTGAGATATTAACCCAAATGTGTTTCAGGGGGTCACCATTGAGACAGTATATTGTCCCTGGGATGGGGCATGTTGCTTTGTGGGAATTCTAGTAGGCATGTGGAACTCTGGATCTCTGATATGCTGATTTGATATAACTGCACTAGAACCCCgtcattgtcacacacacacacacacacagttcaaaggGTGATGGGAAAATGATGGGTCATTGCCTATGAGAATCTGATTAACAGTTTGACTTTTTTGAGTTGGTCTGCACAACAAAATAGCCAGTTAGCCAGTTTACTTTCTCCAAAAAGCAAAAGCCATTCATTCAGACAGTTAATTACTTAATGTAATACCGTATATGCCTACTGCTGACACGTGGTGTTTGCATCTGTGGTTCCCAGGCTTGTGctgctcctcctgtcctctaGCTACATTGGCCTGCGCTTAGTGGCCTTGGAGGAACAACTGAGTGCTCTCAGCTCCTTGCAGGAAGAGTAAGTCCCTTCTTTAGAATTACAGCTCTCTTGCTCAATCTGGCCTGCCTGGCCGGGTTGGATCTGGGCTTCTGTAGAAACTTACTCGCTcaatcactcattcacacattcattcacttactcactcatttCTTCACTCACTAAGGAGTTGTAGTTGATATAAGTCTACTGTCAGGATGGCCATGCTGAGAGTAAAAACTGGGTGAGTTTAACAATGACTAAAGCAGTGAGACTTTTCCTCATTTGTTGGCAAATCAGAAGTAAGGAAGAGCTCCTCCTGCACCTTGTGAACTGTCACACGTTTTACAACAGGCACTCCCCTGCAGTCACAACACTGGATATCGTCATATCTATCTTTCTGATTTTCAGCTATAATCGGAATTTTGCAATCTGAACTCTGAACTGTGACGTGACACCACGTTTCAGTATTTGTCctggaaggggtgtgtgtgtgtgtgtgtgtgtgtgtgtgtgtgtgtgcacgtgcactaGGAgttctctgggcctctccctcaCATTAAATATGATCACTTCCTCTTCCCTAGATACAAGGAAACATAGTCTTTCATTCTGATGAAGGGTTGAGCCATCACGTTCCAAGCACGAGTGGGCAACATTCCTCTCCACCTAGCCAGACGCCACAGTGACGCTCTAGgacagaaaagaagaaagagccAAGACTGGAGTGGAGAATGAAACCACACGGTCCACTGACTCTAGATCAGACGCCTGTGCACCTCCCACTCCGTACACCTGTGTGTCTGATCAAAGCCTCGTGTGGGAGGTGCTGGTGGGAGAGCCTCATTCTCATTCTTGTCCCATCTCAGGGTTGATCGATTCCACTGCATCCCATATGAACCATCCCCCAACATGCCATTTGAAAAAGTCAACTGACATCTGACACAGTACATGACACAATGCTTCCATATAAAGAACTTGTATCAACTGGTTATGCCTGTAACATGTCATATCTGATTCCagaaaattttcattttcattcattatttttttcaattcagttctcagatttcaaagaaaaaaacatatataatagGAAGGGatcatactgtatataaattaatgttaaatccaatatattgctgtttaatgaaaatgttttagaaACACTACATATTTAACAATTCAATTAACTTGTTTCTTGCTTCTTCATTAACTGTGTTTCTTATTTAAACTTTTAGAGTATTTATGTATAGTAGTCTAGCAGTGGAACAAACAAATTAGAAGGAAAATATGACTTATCTTTGGTAGCAGATGGAAActtaaataattatttaattgcatttaatgactttttaaatgacatctTTTTTCACAACATCTCATAGCCTGCATtatcacacattttcaaatggtTTTCACTTATAACCTCACAGTTGGAAATCCCCTTAAAGTGATAACGTAAGAGATGGGAAGGAGGGAGTGGTTGTGGTAATCATcagtaaatgtaaaaaagttcAGCATTATTGTTTCTCCCTTGTTTCACTGAACTATTGCAGTTCATAATTGATTTTTTCAGTGCAGTGCTTTTTCCATGTTAACATTTGAACTGTAGTGTTTAAAGTTGACCTCTAGATGGCGACGACAGACATAAGTGAATATCTGCAAAGAAAACATGCACTTTTTTGAGGTGTCTGAACTgcaatattaaataaaaaataaaaactcaaaaacatttttttatttgctccCTCAAATTAGTCTCACCCCCTCATGTAAACGTTTTTACACAATTCCAATGTCTTTTGGAGATGTGCCATTTTATACTAAATAAATGACAACACTTGTAGTATTAAACCAATTTTCCAAGCAGGACCGAGGCATTATCACACTGGAATGAAATGCCTCAAATGTCAAAGTCGCATGCTACAGACTGGATGGAAGAAGGGGCAGAACACAGTGCTTACCACCTAAACCTTCCAAACATCGTTCATCAAATCAGGACTTTTCTTCTGAATCCACTTTTAAACTAAAAGCATGGACAGACAATTAAAATTACTTGGGAGACTGTTGCTTTATTCATTTCAATTACaatacaacaaataaacaaaaaataaggACAAAGCATTAAAATATTCTCTAAAACGGAAACCACTTCTGATATGGAGCTATGGACTGAAGACGTTAAATCTCAAATAAATATTCTCATACAGTCTCTCTCGAGTCTCGATGAAGTCCATTTAAAAAGTCAGTCACCCCTACAGAACACTCTAAAACGGCCTTTGTCCATTTAAAAGCAACTCTATTTTGAGAAGGGTCCCTTGGTTTATGAAATACTATCTTTTTACAAAAATAGATTTGGCAAGTTCAACATCCATGTCTCTAAAGCACATTTAGTGCAGTCAGTAAAGTTTTATATAGAGGAAAAGATACAAAAACTATAATGAACAAAAACATGTAGTaggaaatacaaaaaaaacaacatacagGACAGAAGACAAACTTTCAAATTGGCAACATATATTCTGTTTACGTGCAAGGTTACTCAAAAGGAACCCCCACCATCCTCTTCCATTCCCAAAATGTTTCATATATCCCAAAGTAGTGAGTTCATCAGATATGTAAGCAGGGCATACCCATCGCACCTCAGGTTAAAAACCACCCCTTGAGTAAGGTTCATTTCAGCCACAGAGGATAAACAAGCAGTGTAGTTTCAGTCAGTTGGCTACATGAGCCAGAGGAGATCATGGGCTGATTCAAGTGTAGTGTGTGGTCCTTCTAAAGTTGTGTACTGACGCCACATTAACGCTGCAAGACCAGCTACCACAGCAGGAGAGCTCCAGGCAGAAGCagggggaggtagagagagcagTGACAGAGCCGACGGACACACGGCTTGCGTATGCAGGAGACGAGCGACGCGACTCAGGTATAACCACCTGGGGTTATCGTCTGCAAGAGGTTCAAACCCTTCAAGATTCTGCGAGGCCAGGaaacaaaggccaaaaaagTTGTTGTGAAATGCAAGCGACCAGCACATGGACACAGaaaaagtaaagaaaataaaaacctGGGGACTCTTgacatgaaaatatgtacagtcAAAACAAAAGAtgagcaaacacaaacataccaaaaacaaacaaacaaaaaaaacagatgcAACCAATCAGCTGCCTGGGGAAAAAGACAGGCACGGGAGCATCACATTATCTTGTGCCCATCTGAGTGGGAAACTCCTCTTCCTCCGTAGACAGACATGTGCACCTGCTCAGGCGTTCGCTGCCAGTTCCTGGCCAATGAAGCGGCGCAGACGCTCCAGGTACTGGCTGAAGAGCTCAATGTCGTTGTGGCCAGCTCCCTCTACCCAGAGTGGCTCCACAGCCTTGGGGCAGCGCTCGAACAAGGCCAGCCCGTGGGAAAAGTCAATGACCTCGTCCTCAGTGCCATGGATGATCAACACTGGAGATGTGATTTTGGACACTTTCTCAATGCTGTGGAGGGAGCATGACAGGGAACATCAACAACCTCCCTCGCTGACAACAGACCGTTAACACGTTCTAGGTAGAGATGCACCAATtgatcggctggtgaccggaattGGCCGATTTTCATGAGTCTGAGACATGCCAattttatgccggtcaaatgcACTCGTGTGCCgcaattgtaacaacacccagctgagtttgcaaagtttgaagctagcaaccaggccaacactcagggtTGGATATAGTAGAAGTTTATATATTTGGTTTATATATTTAAAGTTTATATATttaacacacagtgaacacacagtgaggtgaagcacacactaatcccggcgcagtgagctgcctgctacaacagcggcgctcggggagcaatgaggggttaggtgccttgctcaagggcacttcagccgtccctactggtcggggttcgaaccagcaaccctccggttacaagtccgaagcgctaaccagtaggccacggctgccccaaatatatatatatatatgcctataaagaaagcgctaataggctactgagtttttctatgcagcgaacgctgtgctttgctatattgcgtggaatttactaagctgtcacttcattaggctacgtaaacatcgtttttattgcgtgcccacagctgaaccacaagcgcagCTGAACGGAGATAACCGATTGCGACATGGAAAAGAATCAAAGTGTAACgatcataggctacacatgataataagatgtcaacaagcagtgacatacagtagccctagtagttctactccacttaaaaaaaatactctaaCTATTTACTGTACGTAGAGTAGGGCTATGCCTTCATAACCTAGATAGAAAAGTGGATGTtgtgaaagtgaacaaacgaaagttgcttttgacatagtagcctacaatgaagaaaaactGATGCTATGAATACTGAATCAGCcatctctgaaagtttctatagcctaattgatgcatttaaccggaatttggatttaaGTTTTttaccgcaaaacagacgtgcgctgttttcatatatggtggagcacctaatcgctattagcacttttcctcccctgtgtttgcgtgatagcctaggctacaaccacttttccctcgccctcccataaattcatcaatgcatatgaaaatatgt from Alosa alosa isolate M-15738 ecotype Scorff River chromosome 1, AALO_Geno_1.1, whole genome shotgun sequence harbors:
- the LOC125302870 gene encoding GRAM domain-containing protein 2B-like, which encodes MKRQDRRFSLDSLEYSVGGLENGGLLGKGPRGSRYRRASDTMKSASLEDAQLQFLDLNRSLNLRQQTIEEERLDQVDGSITRHTFMNHNKTFHKIFPDIPEEEDLTHAFTCSLQKEVLYHGKLYVSRQHICFYSSVLLKVTKVIIEVESIQTVRKKNTVKVLPNALSIITNNGDKYLFVSLRNRHLCYELLLSVCPHLQVDNGMSSPQISQDSIDREIDMMSSHSSQDGSVSRRTSVDDPLPHDSPYPDLAKQSSELARTSSSRTSSLSKDGYSTEDENAAGRSWMSFGWEKVKPFVFVGESRNVSSLLLIYVLLLVLLLLSSSYIGLRLVALEEQLSALSSLQEEYKET